AGTTTTGAATAAGAAAAATATCATACATATAAAGAATAACGGAATTGAATATATTGATATATTAGAAAAAGTTAGTCATAAAAAGGATTATGTACTAATACAAGATGAAAAATTTTGTAAAGCACATAAAAAATTAGTACATAAAACTAAAGATATATTAAATAATGTGCGACTAGGAAAGAAAATTATAATTACTGAAATTAGCGATACAGTAGACAATATAGTAGAAGAACTTATAAAAAATAACAATATACTAGGAAGACTAAGAAGGTTAAAGGAAAATGATGATTATACATTTAGTCATTCACTAAATGTAAGTATGTTAGCTACTATGGTGGGGAAATGGCTTAATTACAGTAAAGTTGAGTTAAAGCAATTAGCTCTTGCAGGATTATTTCATGACATAGGTAAAATGAAAATACCACAAGATATTATAAATAAGCCAGGTAAATTAACTGAAAAGGAATTTGAAATTATAAAAAAGCATACTATATATGGATATAATATATTAAATAATACAATAGGGATAAGTAAGAATATTGCTTTGGGTGCTTTACAACACCATGAACGTGAAGATGGAAGTGGATATCCGTTAAGAGTGAAGTCAGAAAAAATACATGAATTTGCTAAAATTATAGCTGTATGTGATATATTTGATGCAATGACTTCTGATAGAGTATACAAGGAAAAGGAATCTCCTTTTACAGTGGCTGAGCTTATAAACAATAATAGCTTTGGTGTTTTAGACCCAAGGATATCATTTTTATTTTTAAATAATATTTCTAAGTTTTATGTAGGTAATATAGTTAAGTTAAGCACCTATGAAATAGGTGAGATAGTATATGTTCATAGAGAGCTACCTACTAGACCTGTTGTTAAGGTAGACGAAAAATATGTAGATTTACTTAAAGAAAAAAATATACATATAATAGATGTTATAGATTAAGAAGATAAGCGGCCCTTTAATAGGCCGCTTTTAAACTATTCTGTATCTAATTCAGATTCAGTACTACAGCAATGGCCTTTATCTTCATCAATTTGTTCTGGGAATAAAGTTGGGAATGCTGTACATATAGGAGCAGTTTCAGCTTGAAGTACTGGGAAACCAGTAGAAAGTACACATAACTGAACAGGAACAATTATTTTCTTTTCACAAGTTATGCATAGTGCAACTATTAAGTTAACTTTTACAGTGCCAGTAATTGGATCTACGTCGATGTCTCTCATAATACTATTAGTTGCTAATCTTGGTTCACAGATTAAATTACAAAATTCTGCGAATCGTGGTAAAAATGCTGTATCAAATACAGATGGAATACAAAGTTCGAAGAAGTTTGTTAAACTAAGTGGATGTTTTGGTGGTGCGATTTGTATATCCCCTACTAAAGTAGCTTT
This genomic stretch from Caldisalinibacter kiritimatiensis harbors:
- a CDS encoding HD-GYP domain-containing protein, translating into MALIHIDNVEPGMVLKKDVENIQSGIILLKSGTVLNKKNIIHIKNNGIEYIDILEKVSHKKDYVLIQDEKFCKAHKKLVHKTKDILNNVRLGKKIIITEISDTVDNIVEELIKNNNILGRLRRLKENDDYTFSHSLNVSMLATMVGKWLNYSKVELKQLALAGLFHDIGKMKIPQDIINKPGKLTEKEFEIIKKHTIYGYNILNNTIGISKNIALGALQHHEREDGSGYPLRVKSEKIHEFAKIIAVCDIFDAMTSDRVYKEKESPFTVAELINNNSFGVLDPRISFLFLNNISKFYVGNIVKLSTYEIGEIVYVHRELPTRPVVKVDEKYVDLLKEKNIHIIDVID